The Weissella confusa DNA window CCGGTACAAACGCTGTCGGCTGGGCAACGCCGTCACGTATGAATCTCACAATTGTATAAAGCAGACTACGAACGTCACTCGAAAAATCGGGTGGCGTTTTCCTTTTGTAAAGTAACTATTTACAAAAACACAATGGAATCATGACACAACACTGACTAAACACATACAAAGGGTCACTATACTTAAAGATGTCGTAAGGGGTAAGCGCCTCAATCTGCTACTACTAACTGTGGCTTACCGCTTACGACCTAACTCGAATAATACATGACCAGAGAAGGAGTCAGTGATGAATAAGAAGCAGTTTGTTGTGGGAAGTACTGTTGTTCTCGTATTAGCCGGGGGATTGGTTGGGCATGATGCAAATGCCGCAAAGAAAAAGCAAGTGTTGGCTGTGGGGTCAACCGCTTTACAACCACTAGCGTCACAAGCCGCTGAGATGTATGGAGAGAAGCATCCTGGCGTGTCAGTTGTCGTGCAAGGTGGTGGATCTGGTGCTGGCCTAAGCCAAGTTGGTAAGGGTGGCGTGACTATTGGGAATTCTGATATCTTTGCGAGTCAGAAGGACGGGGTCGATGATAAAAAGTTAACCGATCACAAAGTAGCAGTTGTTGGTATCACGCCAGTTGTGAACAAGGATGTGCCGGTGAAGTCTTTGACAAAGGCTGAGCTTCGTGACATCTTCACGGGCAAGATTACCAACTGGAAGGACGTTGGTGGCAAGGATGAAGATATCGTCCTAGTTAACCGTGCCCAAGGTTCTGGTACACGTTTCACGTTTGAACATGATGTGTTGGACGGCGAGAGCGCCAAGACGTCACAAGAGCAAGATGATAATGGCGCCGTTCAAAAGATTGTGTCAACGACACCAGGCGCTATTTCATATTTGGCTTTCTCATACACGACAGGACCGAATGCCAAGGGAATTAAGACGGTTGCCATTGATAAGGTGAAGCCAACGGATAAAAATGTTGCGTCAAACAAGTGGCAAATCTGGGCCTATGAGCATATGTACACAACGAAGAAGACTGATAAGAACACAAAGTCTTACATCAAGTTTGTACAATCAAAGGCCATGAAATCAACAATCAAGAAGTTGGGATACATTCCGGTTTCTGATATGAAGGTTACTAAGAACGCTGACGGCGACGTCAAAAAGAATTAACGATAAGATGAGCACGTTGAACAGAGAGTCAATGTGCTCTTTTTTTGGACAAAAACGATAAAACTTCCTCTTTATTAACAAGGGGGATGTTATGGAATTTGATCAAAGTCTATTTTATGGACGACTAGTGCCGGTGACGAACACGGCCACACTGCCAGATAATGTGGTGGTGACATCAGCAATTGAACACAACACTTGTCAGCGGTGTGCGACGACAATTAAACCAGATTGGCGTTTGTCAGACGGCGCTAGTTTTTGTTGGGCATGTGCCAACTTAGGACGACTTTCAAGTCAGGAGGTCTTAGTGACAATACCTGAGCCACATACATTTGAAATTGATTCGGATCCTTGTGTGTGGACGGGAAAATTAACGTCAGCTCAGCAACGCGTGGCGGATGACCAAATCAAAGCATTAGCGAATGGTGATTCACATCTCACGTATGCCGTGACAGGCGCTGGTAAAACGGAAATGTTATTTCCGATGCTGGCGTATGCGCTACAAGCTGGAAAACGTGTCGCCATCGTGTCACCGCGTGTGGATGTGATTGTTGAATTAGCACCTCGTATTCGGGCGGCATTTGTCACGGATTTCGTCACTCTTTATGGTGATTCACCAGACGAATACCGCTATACCCAGTTAGTTTTGGCTTCAACACATCAATTATTGCGTTTCAAACAAGCCTTTGATGTCATTGTGATTGATGAAGTTGACGCTTTTCCATATGCGGAAAACCAGCAACTAATTGGTGCTTTGCAACAGGCTACCGCCAAACAGGGTTCCCATTTTTATCTAACGGCGACACCGAGTCCACGGTTATTGCGCGAGGTACGCCGTAAGCAAATGGCGATTAGTTTGTTGCCACGTCGGTTCCACGGTAATCCACTACCGAATTTTACAATTCGTCGGATTGGCGATTGGCGTAAAAAGTTGCCTAAACGGGTACGACGATTGCTCCAGACGTATCAACAAAGTGGGCAACGCTTTCTACTATTTGTGCCGACGGTTGCTGATTTAGATATTGTGCTAATGATGGTTCATCACATGACACCTGAAATCGCCATTGCAGCTACACACGCGGCAGATCCAGAACGGCAAGCGAAGGTGCAGGCAATGCGTGAAGAAAGCCTCCAAGCTTTGATTACGACTACTATCTTAGAACGTGGCGTAACCTTCCCAGGAATTGACGTGATTATTTTAGGGGCTGATGATTCAGTATTTAGTCAGGCGGCGCTTATTCAGATTGCTGGGCGATGTGGGCGTAGTAGTAGCCGACCATTCGGCGTGGTCACATCATTCGTGCAAGAAAGAACGCAAACATTATTAGCAGCGCGGAGTGAGATTAATTATTTGAATCAAATGGGGCAAAATTATGAGGTGTGAGTTTTGCGGAACGAGTGTCACAGAAACCTGGCGATTAACTGATTTCTGGCAGTTTAAAACAAAATCCCAACAACCCATTTGTCAGGCATGTTGGGAAAAATTCACACCAATTCTTGGCCCGACTTGCCAAGAATGTGGTCGAGCATCCCAACAAGAAATATGTGAGGATTGCCAGGTTTGGTTAGGGGGATGGCTATCCGCCACTTAATAATCAAGCGCTGTTTAAATACGATGCCATGATGCACGATTACTTTCAGCAGTATAAGTTTCGAGGTGGGTATCATCTGCGAACAATTTTCCAAAATGCGCTGCAGAAAAGGTTGGCTGAAGTTTCAGTGGATATGATTGTGCCAATCCCAGTTAGTCCCGACACGTTGGCGATGCGCGGGTTCAACCAAGTTAATGGTCTATTAGAAATATGTGAAACAAATGATATTCTATGTTGTATATCGCATAACAAGAGTGTACAATCATTGAAAACACGTCAGGATCGTCTAAATACGGTACAGCCATTTATGTGCCAATTGGGTAATCTTGATTTAACTGGTCAGAGAATTTGCTTAGTTGATGATGTTTATACTACAGGGAGAACCTTGCGACATGCTGCGA harbors:
- a CDS encoding phosphate ABC transporter substrate-binding protein, coding for MNKKQFVVGSTVVLVLAGGLVGHDANAAKKKQVLAVGSTALQPLASQAAEMYGEKHPGVSVVVQGGGSGAGLSQVGKGGVTIGNSDIFASQKDGVDDKKLTDHKVAVVGITPVVNKDVPVKSLTKAELRDIFTGKITNWKDVGGKDEDIVLVNRAQGSGTRFTFEHDVLDGESAKTSQEQDDNGAVQKIVSTTPGAISYLAFSYTTGPNAKGIKTVAIDKVKPTDKNVASNKWQIWAYEHMYTTKKTDKNTKSYIKFVQSKAMKSTIKKLGYIPVSDMKVTKNADGDVKKN
- a CDS encoding ComF family protein, which gives rise to MHDYFQQYKFRGGYHLRTIFQNALQKRLAEVSVDMIVPIPVSPDTLAMRGFNQVNGLLEICETNDILCCISHNKSVQSLKTRQDRLNTVQPFMCQLGNLDLTGQRICLVDDVYTTGRTLRHAATCLYECGAKQICTITLAR
- a CDS encoding double zinc ribbon domain-containing protein encodes the protein MRCEFCGTSVTETWRLTDFWQFKTKSQQPICQACWEKFTPILGPTCQECGRASQQEICEDCQVWLGGWLSAT
- a CDS encoding DEAD/DEAH box helicase — its product is MEFDQSLFYGRLVPVTNTATLPDNVVVTSAIEHNTCQRCATTIKPDWRLSDGASFCWACANLGRLSSQEVLVTIPEPHTFEIDSDPCVWTGKLTSAQQRVADDQIKALANGDSHLTYAVTGAGKTEMLFPMLAYALQAGKRVAIVSPRVDVIVELAPRIRAAFVTDFVTLYGDSPDEYRYTQLVLASTHQLLRFKQAFDVIVIDEVDAFPYAENQQLIGALQQATAKQGSHFYLTATPSPRLLREVRRKQMAISLLPRRFHGNPLPNFTIRRIGDWRKKLPKRVRRLLQTYQQSGQRFLLFVPTVADLDIVLMMVHHMTPEIAIAATHAADPERQAKVQAMREESLQALITTTILERGVTFPGIDVIILGADDSVFSQAALIQIAGRCGRSSSRPFGVVTSFVQERTQTLLAARSEINYLNQMGQNYEV